The Candidatus Omnitrophota bacterium genome has a segment encoding these proteins:
- a CDS encoding rubredoxin: MKKYKCTVCGYIYDPVVGDPDNGVAAGTAFEDIPDTWVCPECGVSKEDFEAVEE; encoded by the coding sequence ATGAAAAAGTATAAATGTACAGTTTGTGGATATATTTATGATCCAGTTGTTGGCGATCCAGATAATGGCGTTGCTGCAGGAACAGCTTTTGAAGATATTCCAGATACATGGGTTTGCCCAGAGTGTGGCGTATCCAAAGAAGATTTTGAAGCAGTTGAAGAATAG
- a CDS encoding FprA family A-type flavoprotein, which produces MHKIIDNIYWTGYIDWDLRNFHGYETPVGSTYNSYLILDEAPTLIDTVKYYGAEEMIDRIKEVIDPAKIKYVISNHTEMDHSGSIDAILKYCPNAEVVCSPKGAEELKRHFKKDWKFKIVNTGDELKIGKRTLSFLLTPMVHWPDSMATYSAQDKILFSNDAFGQHRASAERYADEVGSDIVFEDAAKYYANIVMPYGAQVLKALDAASKLDIEMICPSHGLIWRTKENIEKIVSLYQRWASYESDDKCLIVYDTMWNSTRQMATKLNHFVDVAGIPVKMVGLQEAHISDIVTDVLMSKFVLFGTPILNNRMLPTMAALLMYLKGLKTKNRYATTFGSYGWSKIGFKEFEQSIVDAGFELMDEGKYSQFVPDEDELELLKIVVDKIKERIK; this is translated from the coding sequence ATGCATAAAATAATAGATAACATTTATTGGACAGGGTATATCGATTGGGACCTTAGGAATTTTCATGGATATGAAACTCCTGTAGGTTCGACGTATAATTCTTATCTTATTTTAGATGAAGCTCCAACGTTGATTGATACCGTTAAATATTATGGCGCCGAGGAGATGATTGATCGCATTAAAGAGGTGATTGATCCAGCTAAAATAAAATATGTGATTTCTAATCATACAGAGATGGATCATTCTGGTTCCATTGATGCAATCTTAAAATATTGTCCGAATGCTGAAGTTGTTTGTTCGCCAAAAGGGGCTGAAGAGCTTAAGCGCCATTTCAAGAAAGATTGGAAATTCAAAATTGTTAATACAGGTGATGAGTTAAAGATCGGAAAAAGAACTTTAAGTTTTCTTTTGACGCCGATGGTTCATTGGCCGGATTCGATGGCCACATATTCTGCGCAGGACAAGATCCTTTTTTCTAATGATGCTTTTGGTCAACATAGGGCAAGCGCTGAGCGTTATGCTGATGAAGTTGGCTCTGATATTGTTTTTGAAGATGCGGCCAAATATTATGCGAATATTGTTATGCCATATGGAGCCCAGGTTCTTAAAGCACTGGATGCTGCCTCTAAGCTTGATATTGAGATGATTTGTCCATCGCATGGGCTTATTTGGCGAACAAAAGAAAATATTGAGAAAATCGTATCGTTGTATCAAAGGTGGGCAAGCTATGAATCTGACGATAAATGTCTTATTGTTTATGATACGATGTGGAATTCAACACGGCAGATGGCGACAAAATTAAATCATTTTGTTGATGTTGCAGGTATTCCCGTTAAGATGGTTGGCCTTCAGGAGGCCCATATTTCAGATATTGTGACAGATGTTCTGATGTCTAAATTTGTCTTGTTTGGAACACCGATTTTAAACAACCGCATGTTGCCAACAATGGCCGCGCTTTTGATGTATCTTAAAGGTTTAAAGACAAAAAATCGTTATGCCACAACTTTTGGTTCGTACGGTTGGTCAAAAATAGGATTTAAGGAATTTGAACAATCTATTGTTGATGCGGGGTTTGAATTGATGGATGAAGGAAAGTATAGCCAATTTGTTCCTGATGAGGATGAGCTTGAATTGTTAAAGATTGTGGTTGATAAAATTAAAGAAAGAATAAAATGA
- a CDS encoding pyridoxamine 5'-phosphate oxidase family protein, whose product MKLSKEIIDFFEKNHAVVVSTIDQKGAIHCSVKGLVGIGKTNKLFLTDLYLYRTFQNLKKNPVISVTALDEQRFKGYTLQGKAKIIQRSEIKKDIFNEWESRVVQRITKRIQKSVSTGSKSKKQFEAHLPIEPKYFIEVKIDNVIDLAPPSKNKVK is encoded by the coding sequence ATGAAATTATCAAAAGAGATTATTGATTTTTTTGAAAAGAATCATGCTGTTGTTGTGTCAACAATTGATCAAAAAGGCGCAATTCATTGCTCGGTCAAAGGTCTTGTTGGTATCGGAAAAACAAACAAGCTTTTTTTGACAGATCTTTATTTATATCGGACTTTTCAAAATTTAAAGAAAAATCCAGTGATTAGTGTTACGGCTTTAGATGAGCAGCGGTTTAAAGGCTACACTCTTCAAGGAAAAGCAAAAATTATCCAAAGGAGTGAAATTAAAAAGGATATTTTTAATGAGTGGGAGTCTCGGGTTGTTCAACGCATTACAAAGCGTATTCAGAAAAGCGTAAGTACAGGATCAAAGTCAAAAAAACAGTTTGAAGCGCATCTTCCGATAGAGCCAAAATATTTTATTGAAGTAAAAATTGATAATGTGATTGATTTAGCGCCACCATCAAAGAATAAGGTTAAGTAA
- a CDS encoding transcriptional repressor: MEQTSQVLREHNIKVTPQRLSVYLSFDKSKGHLSAEDVYRLAQKKVPAISLGTVYSILESFCDKGLLREIKIDFNKSLYELKENAHHHFSCRICNKIFDVHMPVCSALQNRIVDGHMIDDFQGYFYGICFHCSNGTKKK, translated from the coding sequence ATGGAACAAACAAGTCAAGTTTTAAGAGAGCATAATATTAAGGTAACGCCGCAGCGTTTATCGGTCTATCTTAGTTTTGATAAGTCTAAGGGGCACTTAAGCGCGGAAGATGTTTATCGTTTAGCGCAAAAGAAAGTACCGGCGATTTCGCTGGGAACTGTTTATTCGATTTTAGAAAGTTTTTGTGATAAGGGATTGTTGCGCGAGATCAAAATAGATTTTAATAAATCTTTGTATGAACTGAAAGAAAATGCGCATCATCATTTTTCGTGTCGAATTTGCAACAAAATTTTTGATGTTCATATGCCTGTTTGTTCTGCGCTTCAAAATAGGATTGTTGATGGCCATATGATTGATGATTTTCAGGGGTATTTTTATGGAATATGTTTTCATTGTTCTAATGGGACAAAAAAGAAATGA
- a CDS encoding FAD-dependent oxidoreductase, giving the protein MNEFKLKFIERIKRTETTESFRFSSEKRIEFCPGQFLKVLFDGANKNNKDLNKYLSFSCAPSKEYIEVTKRRSESEFSKRLWSLKKDDIVSVEGPIGSCTFDSAYQKVAFITGGIGITPAISIIEYIVENKIPSDIKLLYSNMTEDDIPFRQELESWEKDNPNFNIAWTLAEGESEEKKFFKGLIDKDFILKNITDYKDRSIFISGPPKMVEAMKKICVEIGCEAGKVKAENFVGY; this is encoded by the coding sequence ATGAATGAATTTAAATTGAAATTTATCGAACGCATTAAGAGGACCGAGACAACAGAAAGTTTTCGTTTTTCATCTGAAAAAAGAATTGAATTTTGTCCTGGCCAGTTTTTGAAAGTGTTATTTGACGGGGCGAATAAAAATAATAAAGATTTAAATAAATATTTGTCTTTCTCCTGTGCGCCATCTAAAGAGTATATTGAAGTGACAAAAAGACGCTCTGAAAGTGAGTTTTCAAAAAGACTTTGGAGCCTTAAGAAAGACGATATTGTCTCTGTAGAAGGGCCCATAGGGAGTTGCACATTTGATTCTGCCTATCAAAAGGTTGCGTTTATTACCGGTGGCATTGGCATTACGCCTGCAATATCAATTATTGAATATATTGTCGAGAATAAAATTCCTTCAGATATTAAACTTCTTTATTCGAACATGACGGAAGATGATATCCCGTTTCGACAAGAGCTTGAATCTTGGGAAAAAGATAACCCTAATTTTAATATTGCTTGGACCCTAGCCGAAGGCGAATCTGAAGAAAAAAAGTTTTTTAAAGGTCTTATTGATAAAGATTTTATTTTAAAAAATATTACGGACTACAAGGATCGTTCGATTTTTATATCAGGCCCACCAAAAATGGTTGAGGCTATGAAAAAGATTTGTGTTGAAATTGGATGTGAGGCAGGAAAAGTGAAGGCTGAGAATTTTGTAGGGTATTAA